A stretch of Arthrobacter sp. NEB 688 DNA encodes these proteins:
- a CDS encoding DUF4328 domain-containing protein yields MTTGERTMAGAPAGWYDDPQDATRLRRWDGVAWTDAWMARGSGTAGLPTLRPAVGHRAPLPGWHRDPADPTRHRWWDGHAWTTRVVDGPLFLERSRLGSGFGALGRFLAGLLALNALIAVAAVVVALWSRAVVDRWLTDLGSVDPAEAERYDRIYLVLGGVSALVYLGTGVLFLAWLWKACSSDRVDPARLRFAQGWTVGAWFVPFLNLVRPYGIVADLCRGLGERLRGLPRWLVPAWWASFLVMLVADSASRAVGNAADTREPIEALELVRDWVWVDAVNGVVTVVGAVLATVLVLRVTAALGAGEHDVPLPEAPTAA; encoded by the coding sequence ATGACCACGGGGGAACGGACGATGGCGGGGGCACCGGCGGGCTGGTACGACGACCCGCAGGACGCGACGCGGCTGCGCAGGTGGGACGGCGTCGCGTGGACCGACGCGTGGATGGCCCGCGGGTCGGGCACGGCCGGCCTGCCGACGCTGCGGCCGGCGGTGGGCCACCGTGCCCCGCTGCCGGGCTGGCACCGCGACCCCGCCGACCCGACGCGCCACCGCTGGTGGGACGGCCACGCCTGGACGACCCGCGTCGTCGACGGTCCGCTCTTCCTCGAGCGGTCGCGGCTCGGGTCCGGGTTCGGCGCCCTGGGCCGGTTCCTGGCGGGCCTTCTCGCGCTCAACGCGCTCATCGCCGTCGCCGCGGTCGTAGTGGCCCTGTGGAGCCGGGCGGTCGTCGACCGCTGGTTGACCGACCTCGGCTCCGTCGATCCCGCGGAGGCGGAGCGCTACGACCGGATCTACCTCGTCCTCGGCGGCGTCAGCGCGCTCGTCTACCTCGGGACGGGGGTGCTCTTCCTCGCGTGGCTGTGGAAGGCCTGCTCCTCGGACCGCGTGGACCCCGCCCGCCTCCGGTTCGCGCAGGGGTGGACGGTGGGCGCCTGGTTCGTGCCCTTCCTCAACCTCGTGCGGCCCTACGGGATCGTCGCCGACCTCTGCCGCGGCCTCGGCGAGCGGCTCCGGGGGCTGCCGCGCTGGCTGGTGCCGGCGTGGTGGGCGTCCTTCCTCGTCATGCTCGTCGCCGACTCGGCGTCCCGGGCCGTCGGGAACGCTGCGGACACGCGGGAGCCGATCGAGGCCCTCGAGCTGGTGCGTGACTGGGTGTGGGTGGATGCCGTCAACGGGGTGGTCACGGTCGTGGGTGCGGTGCTCGCGACGGTGCTCGTCCTCAGGGTGACCGCGGCCCTCGGGGCCGGGGAGCACGACGTGCCGCTGCCCGAGGCCCCGACGGCGGCCTGA
- a CDS encoding LysE family translocator, with protein sequence MPSAATVLAFALASVVIVAIPGPSVLFTIGRALSAGRRAALLTVLGNAGGILTQIVAIAVGLGPLVASSAAVYTGLKLVGAGYLVHLGVQSVRHRRDLAAAWSAGMPAAPASHAVRAGYVVGVTNPKSLVFFMALLPQFVDRSGPVALQLLVLGAVFAVVALAGDGAVALAASRFREWFASSPRRMERVGGVGGLMMVGLGTGLLVTGRPD encoded by the coding sequence GTGCCGTCCGCCGCCACCGTCCTCGCCTTCGCCCTCGCCTCGGTCGTCATCGTCGCGATCCCGGGGCCGTCGGTGCTCTTCACGATCGGCCGCGCGCTGTCGGCCGGCCGCCGGGCCGCGCTGCTCACCGTGCTCGGCAACGCGGGCGGCATCCTCACCCAGATCGTCGCGATCGCCGTCGGCCTCGGCCCGCTCGTGGCCTCGAGCGCGGCGGTCTACACGGGGCTCAAGCTCGTGGGGGCCGGCTACCTCGTCCACCTCGGCGTGCAGTCGGTCCGCCACCGCCGTGACCTCGCGGCCGCGTGGTCGGCGGGGATGCCCGCGGCGCCCGCCTCGCACGCGGTGCGCGCCGGGTACGTCGTCGGCGTGACCAACCCCAAGTCGCTCGTGTTCTTCATGGCGCTGCTGCCGCAGTTCGTCGACCGGTCCGGCCCGGTCGCGCTCCAGCTCCTCGTCCTCGGGGCGGTGTTCGCCGTCGTCGCCCTCGCCGGTGACGGCGCCGTCGCGCTCGCCGCGTCGCGCTTCCGCGAGTGGTTCGCGTCCTCGCCGCGGCGGATGGAGCGGGTGGGCGGCGTCGGCGGGCTGATGATGGTCGGTCTCGGCACCGGCCTGCTCGTCACCGGCCGCCCCGACTGA
- a CDS encoding type 1 glutamine amidotransferase, whose product MPPEPGHGPVVLVVRNDPDSGPGRFAGWLTAAGVRVRLVDGASAPTSTEGLDGVLLLGGGFMPDADERAPWLPAERRLAAACLEDGTPLLGICLGAQLLALVAGGAVTADSGRTERGSVTVRRTPEAVHDPLLGGLPDAFPAIQNHRDEVTTLPAGAVHLATSATCPHQAFRVGAAAWGVQFHPEASADRLERWDPERVAADGFDLAALRSAAGKAEPASEAAARALLEAFVAVVASHRSRA is encoded by the coding sequence GTGCCGCCTGAGCCCGGCCACGGCCCGGTCGTCCTCGTCGTCCGCAACGACCCCGACAGCGGCCCCGGGCGCTTCGCCGGCTGGCTGACCGCGGCGGGGGTGCGGGTGCGCCTCGTCGACGGGGCGTCGGCGCCGACCTCGACCGAGGGCCTGGACGGCGTGCTGCTCCTCGGCGGGGGCTTCATGCCGGACGCCGACGAGCGCGCGCCCTGGCTGCCGGCCGAGCGACGGCTGGCCGCGGCCTGCCTCGAGGACGGCACGCCGCTGCTCGGCATCTGCCTCGGCGCGCAGCTGCTCGCCCTCGTCGCCGGCGGCGCCGTCACCGCCGACTCGGGGCGCACCGAGCGGGGGTCGGTGACCGTCCGGCGGACCCCCGAGGCGGTGCACGACCCGCTGCTCGGCGGGCTGCCGGACGCCTTCCCGGCCATCCAGAACCACCGCGACGAGGTGACGACGCTGCCCGCCGGGGCCGTGCACCTCGCGACCTCCGCCACGTGCCCGCACCAGGCCTTCCGGGTCGGTGCGGCCGCGTGGGGGGTCCAGTTCCACCCCGAGGCCTCGGCCGACCGGCTCGAGCGCTGGGACCCCGAGCGCGTCGCCGCCGACGGCTTCGACCTCGCCGCCCTGCGGTCCGCGGCCGGGAAGGCCGAGCCCGCGTCGGAGGCCGCCGCCCGGGCCCTCCTCGAGGCCTTCGTCGCGGTGGTCGCCTCCCACCGCTCCCGGGCCTGA
- a CDS encoding cation:proton antiporter, whose amino-acid sequence MSPQLVYVLLGGALLLAAVLPQALHRWALSAPIVLVCVGLLVGTTAISGDVVIDPVALRPWIEHLAEFTVLVALMGVGLALDRPLRPRLRASWAAWAPTWRLLGIAMPLTIAAVALLAVGPLGVAFPAALLLGAALAPTDPVLASDVQVEGPTLEGDGDDDLDEDDEVRFALTSEAGLNDGLAFPFVWAAVFLAGTAPAGGVLRWVGWELVGKVLVGLAVGCLVGWVLARLAFRASRRSLRLAEVGEPLLALSALLLAYGLSEFAHGYGFLAVFACAMTIRSFERHDEYHRHMHDVVERLETLLTLVMLLGLGFAITTGLLSNLDWRGVLVGLLLVFVIRPAAGYLAFLGHRQGTRTACLSRPERLVIGFFGVRGIGSLYYLAFALGHARFAEERWLWSTVGFTVALSVVVHGVLATPVMRWLERRRDEAAAAADRPAGPGGPDGMARAA is encoded by the coding sequence GTGAGCCCCCAGCTCGTCTACGTCCTGCTCGGCGGGGCGCTCCTCCTCGCGGCGGTCCTGCCGCAGGCCCTGCACCGCTGGGCGCTGTCGGCGCCGATCGTCCTCGTCTGCGTCGGCCTGCTCGTCGGGACGACCGCCATCTCCGGTGACGTCGTCATCGACCCGGTCGCGCTGCGGCCGTGGATCGAGCACCTCGCGGAGTTCACCGTGCTCGTGGCGCTCATGGGGGTCGGGCTCGCGCTCGACCGCCCGCTGCGCCCGCGGCTGCGCGCGTCGTGGGCCGCGTGGGCCCCGACCTGGCGGCTGCTCGGCATCGCGATGCCGCTGACCATCGCGGCGGTCGCGCTGCTCGCCGTCGGCCCGCTCGGGGTCGCCTTTCCCGCGGCGCTGCTGCTCGGCGCCGCGCTCGCGCCGACCGACCCCGTCCTCGCCTCGGACGTCCAGGTCGAGGGGCCGACGCTCGAGGGCGACGGGGACGACGACCTCGACGAGGACGACGAGGTGCGCTTCGCGCTGACGAGCGAGGCCGGGCTCAACGACGGACTGGCCTTCCCCTTCGTCTGGGCGGCCGTCTTCCTCGCCGGGACCGCACCCGCCGGCGGCGTGCTGCGGTGGGTCGGCTGGGAGCTCGTGGGCAAGGTGCTCGTCGGGCTCGCGGTCGGGTGCCTCGTCGGGTGGGTCCTCGCCCGGCTGGCCTTCCGGGCCTCCCGTCGCTCGCTGCGCCTGGCCGAGGTCGGCGAGCCGCTGCTCGCCCTCTCCGCGCTCCTGCTCGCCTACGGCCTGTCGGAGTTCGCGCACGGGTACGGCTTCCTCGCCGTCTTCGCCTGCGCGATGACCATCCGCTCCTTCGAGCGCCACGACGAGTACCACCGGCACATGCACGACGTCGTCGAGCGCCTCGAGACGCTGCTGACCCTCGTCATGCTCCTCGGGCTCGGCTTCGCCATCACGACCGGGCTGCTGTCCAACCTCGACTGGCGTGGCGTGCTCGTCGGCCTGCTCCTGGTCTTCGTCATCCGGCCGGCCGCTGGCTACCTCGCCTTCCTCGGGCACCGGCAGGGCACGCGCACGGCGTGCCTCAGCCGGCCCGAGCGGCTCGTCATCGGCTTCTTCGGGGTCCGCGGCATCGGGTCGCTGTACTACCTGGCCTTCGCGCTCGGCCACGCCCGCTTCGCCGAGGAGCGCTGGCTCTGGTCGACGGTCGGGTTCACCGTCGCGCTGTCCGTCGTCGTCCACGGCGTCCTCGCGACCCCGGTCATGCGCTGGCTGGAGCGCCGCCGCGACGAGGCCGCGGCCGCCGCCGATCGCCCCGCCGGGCCGGGGGGTCCGGACGGGATGGCCCGTGCCGCCTGA
- a CDS encoding DinB family protein: protein MTENADAALVPDTKDWTWVLERACPDCGFDPQAVGSDDVARLVAATTDPWPAVLARPDAAVRPDAATRSPLEYACHVRDVCRLFEQRLALLLTADDPTFDNWDQDATAVADRYGEQDPATVAAELREAAAGLADRFSGVEDVAWSRTATRSDGARFTTLSFGRYGLHDLAHHLTDVGVALP from the coding sequence ATGACCGAGAACGCCGACGCCGCCCTGGTGCCCGACACCAAGGACTGGACGTGGGTGCTCGAGCGGGCCTGCCCCGACTGCGGCTTCGACCCGCAGGCCGTCGGCTCCGACGACGTCGCGCGCCTCGTGGCCGCGACGACCGACCCGTGGCCCGCCGTGCTGGCGCGGCCCGACGCGGCCGTGCGGCCGGACGCGGCGACGCGGTCGCCGCTGGAGTACGCCTGCCACGTGCGCGACGTCTGCCGCCTCTTCGAGCAGCGGCTGGCCCTCCTCCTCACCGCGGACGACCCGACCTTCGACAACTGGGACCAGGACGCCACGGCCGTCGCGGACCGGTACGGCGAGCAGGACCCCGCCACGGTCGCCGCCGAGCTGCGGGAGGCCGCCGCCGGCCTCGCCGACCGCTTCTCCGGGGTCGAGGACGTCGCCTGGTCGCGCACCGCGACCCGCTCCGACGGCGCCCGGTTCACGACGCTGTCCTTCGGCCGCTACGGCCTGCACGACCTCGCGCACCACCTCACGGACGTCGGGGTCGCCCTCCCGTGA
- a CDS encoding diacylglycerol kinase family protein yields the protein MAVLFAVVGVYLVVSAREPGRHVAAQRPSRDSFRAGDDAPPPRKRVAVVVNPTKFDDLDAVRATLARVCEANDWAPPELHETTVHDVGFGQTRQALEDGVDLVCALGGDGTVRAVAQEMVGSGVPLGLLPGGTGNLLARNLEMPVDDIERAMVVALTGRNRHVDAGWLTLDPEDLELEEGAGEGSSAGAQRHAFFVMAGMGLDAAIMDSTSEELKSRIGWGAYVPAGLRHMLTERFKVTLTVDGGPPETQRARMVVIGNCGKITGGIDLLPDAEPDDGMLDVIVLAPRGVAAWASVAARLITRSDRTNSTLERHKCQTATVNVDEPQRVQVDGDIIGEASRLSVEVQPRALVVRTENGRPTGA from the coding sequence GTGGCGGTGCTCTTCGCCGTCGTCGGGGTCTACCTCGTCGTGTCCGCCCGCGAGCCGGGCCGCCACGTCGCGGCCCAGCGCCCCTCGCGCGACAGCTTCCGCGCGGGTGACGACGCCCCGCCGCCGCGCAAGCGGGTGGCCGTCGTCGTCAACCCGACGAAGTTCGACGACCTCGACGCCGTGCGCGCCACGCTCGCCCGGGTGTGCGAGGCCAACGACTGGGCCCCGCCGGAGCTGCACGAGACGACGGTCCACGACGTCGGCTTCGGCCAGACCCGCCAGGCCCTCGAGGACGGCGTCGACCTCGTCTGCGCCCTCGGCGGCGACGGGACCGTCCGCGCCGTCGCCCAGGAGATGGTCGGCTCCGGCGTCCCGCTCGGCCTGCTGCCGGGCGGCACCGGCAACCTCCTGGCCCGCAACCTCGAGATGCCCGTCGACGACATCGAGCGCGCGATGGTCGTGGCCCTCACCGGCCGCAACCGGCACGTCGACGCCGGCTGGCTGACCCTCGACCCCGAGGACCTCGAGCTCGAGGAGGGCGCCGGCGAGGGCTCGAGCGCCGGCGCGCAGCGGCACGCGTTCTTCGTCATGGCCGGGATGGGCCTGGACGCCGCGATCATGGACTCGACGTCCGAGGAGCTGAAGTCGCGCATCGGCTGGGGCGCCTACGTCCCGGCCGGCCTGCGGCACATGCTGACCGAGCGCTTCAAGGTCACGCTCACCGTCGACGGCGGCCCGCCCGAGACCCAGCGGGCCAGGATGGTCGTCATCGGCAACTGCGGCAAGATCACCGGCGGCATCGACCTCCTCCCGGACGCGGAGCCCGACGACGGGATGCTCGACGTCATCGTCCTCGCCCCGCGGGGCGTCGCGGCGTGGGCGTCGGTGGCCGCGCGGCTCATCACCCGCAGCGACCGGACCAACTCCACGCTCGAGCGGCACAAGTGCCAGACCGCCACCGTCAACGTCGACGAGCCGCAGCGGGTCCAGGTCGACGGCGACATCATCGGTGAGGCCAGCCGCCTCTCGGTCGAGGTGCAGCCCCGCGCGCTCGTCGTCCGCACCGAGAACGGGCGACCGACCGGCGCCTGA
- the zwf gene encoding glucose-6-phosphate dehydrogenase, with protein MTAPTTVILFGATGDLAQRKLIPGLLHLFQSRLLDDLRVVGTSLDEKSPDEFRDFAHTAIREHSTREVDEADWKAFVDRIDYVPLSAGPQALADAVARAEKQLPGEVELRLHYLAVPPKAALAAVQTIADARLVERSRVVMEKPFGHDHASAVALNAQLHEVFDEEQIFRIDHFLGKEPAQNILAFRFANGLFEPIWHRNNISHVQIDVPETLGLSQRADFYEATGAYRDMVVTHLFQILAFTAMEPPTALEPAAISREKNKVFRSMQPIMPTDVVRGQYTGYHQEPGVAPESDTETFVALKCFVDNWRWAGVPFYLRTGKRMAEGARIISIAFKEPPQSMFPKGSGVGDQGPDHLTFDLADKSRMSLSFYGKRPGPGFRLDKLSMQFAMQETSWAGAVLEAYERLIYDAARGDRTLFTSATGIERLWEISQPILDNPPPVHPYAQGTWGPNQIHQLIAPFTWRLPFERTWREHTKG; from the coding sequence ATGACCGCGCCCACCACCGTCATCCTGTTCGGCGCCACCGGCGACCTCGCGCAGCGCAAGCTGATCCCCGGCCTGCTCCACCTCTTCCAGTCGCGCCTCCTCGACGACCTGCGCGTCGTCGGGACCTCGCTCGACGAGAAGAGCCCCGACGAGTTCCGCGACTTCGCGCACACCGCCATCCGCGAGCACAGCACGCGTGAGGTCGACGAGGCCGACTGGAAGGCCTTCGTCGACCGCATCGACTACGTGCCGCTGTCCGCCGGCCCGCAGGCGCTCGCCGACGCGGTCGCCCGCGCCGAGAAGCAGCTGCCCGGCGAGGTCGAGCTGCGCCTGCACTACCTCGCGGTGCCGCCGAAGGCCGCGCTCGCGGCCGTGCAGACGATCGCCGACGCGCGCCTCGTCGAGCGCAGCCGCGTCGTCATGGAGAAGCCCTTCGGCCACGACCACGCCAGCGCCGTCGCGCTCAACGCGCAGCTGCACGAGGTCTTCGACGAGGAGCAGATCTTCCGGATCGACCACTTCCTCGGCAAGGAGCCGGCGCAGAACATCCTCGCGTTCCGCTTCGCCAACGGGCTGTTCGAGCCGATCTGGCACCGCAACAACATCTCGCACGTCCAGATCGACGTCCCCGAGACCCTCGGCCTCAGCCAGCGCGCCGACTTCTACGAGGCGACCGGCGCCTACCGCGACATGGTCGTCACGCACCTGTTCCAGATCCTCGCCTTCACGGCGATGGAGCCCCCGACCGCGCTCGAGCCGGCCGCCATCAGCCGCGAGAAGAACAAGGTCTTCCGCTCGATGCAGCCGATCATGCCGACCGACGTCGTGCGCGGGCAGTACACCGGCTACCACCAGGAGCCCGGGGTGGCCCCGGAGTCCGACACCGAGACCTTCGTCGCCCTCAAGTGCTTCGTCGACAACTGGCGCTGGGCCGGGGTGCCGTTCTACCTGCGGACCGGCAAGCGGATGGCCGAGGGCGCCCGGATCATCTCCATCGCCTTCAAGGAGCCCCCGCAGTCGATGTTCCCCAAGGGCTCGGGCGTCGGGGACCAGGGTCCGGACCACCTGACCTTCGACCTCGCCGACAAGTCGCGGATGTCGCTCTCGTTCTACGGCAAGCGCCCCGGCCCCGGCTTCCGCCTCGACAAGCTCTCGATGCAGTTCGCGATGCAGGAGACGAGCTGGGCGGGCGCGGTGCTCGAGGCCTACGAGCGGCTCATCTACGACGCGGCCCGCGGCGACCGGACCCTCTTCACGTCGGCCACGGGCATCGAGCGGCTCTGGGAGATCAGCCAGCCGATCCTCGACAACCCGCCGCCGGTGCACCCCTACGCGCAGGGCACGTGGGGCCCGAACCAGATCCACCAGCTCATCGCGCCGTTCACGTGGCGGCTGCCGTTCGAGCGCACCTGGCGGGAGCACACGAAGGGCTGA
- the efeU gene encoding iron uptake transporter permease EfeU has product MVVSTALIGLREGLEAALVVVVLLAFLVRTDRRWALPWVWAGVAAAVVVSAALGALLTLGTRELPEATGEAVGGAASIAAVGLVTAMVFWMRSAARGMAGELRGRLDRALSLGPLAVALVGFLGVGREGLETAVFAYATVQGAGDGDTAPLLGWALGLLGAALLGVLVYRGALRIDLARFFRWTGVALVLVAAGILAYGLHELQEAGVLPGEDLPAFDVSGAVDPGAWYAVLLRGVLNVTPAMTVLQVAAWVGYVGVVLPLFLRPARPAAGGSRLGAERTAVRA; this is encoded by the coding sequence ATGGTCGTCAGCACCGCCCTCATCGGGCTCCGCGAGGGACTCGAGGCCGCGCTGGTCGTCGTCGTCCTCCTCGCCTTCCTCGTCCGCACCGACCGCCGGTGGGCCCTGCCGTGGGTGTGGGCCGGGGTCGCGGCGGCGGTCGTCGTGTCCGCCGCGCTCGGGGCGCTGCTCACCCTCGGGACCCGCGAGCTGCCCGAGGCGACCGGCGAGGCGGTGGGCGGCGCGGCGAGCATCGCCGCCGTCGGGCTCGTCACGGCCATGGTCTTCTGGATGCGCTCCGCGGCGCGCGGGATGGCCGGCGAGCTCCGCGGGCGCCTGGACCGGGCCCTGTCCCTCGGGCCGCTCGCGGTCGCGCTCGTCGGCTTCCTCGGCGTGGGGCGCGAGGGCCTCGAGACCGCGGTCTTCGCCTACGCCACCGTGCAGGGCGCGGGCGACGGCGACACGGCGCCCCTGCTCGGCTGGGCGCTCGGCCTGCTCGGCGCCGCGCTCCTCGGGGTGCTCGTCTACCGCGGCGCGCTGCGCATCGACCTCGCACGGTTCTTCCGCTGGACCGGGGTCGCGCTCGTGCTCGTCGCGGCGGGCATCCTCGCCTACGGCCTGCACGAGCTGCAGGAGGCCGGCGTCCTGCCGGGCGAGGACCTGCCGGCCTTCGACGTCTCCGGCGCGGTCGACCCCGGCGCCTGGTACGCCGTGCTCCTGCGCGGCGTCCTCAACGTGACGCCGGCGATGACCGTGCTCCAGGTCGCCGCCTGGGTCGGGTACGTCGGGGTCGTGCTGCCCCTGTTCCTGCGGCCGGCGCGCCCGGCAGCCGGCGGGTCGAGGCTCGGCGCGGAGCGCACGGCGGTGCGGGCCTGA
- a CDS encoding HAD-IB family hydrolase produces MAGAAIFDLDRTLLQGGTGPLLSRAMYDLGVVTRRLPGEGLLFKAFDLIGETLPSIALARQATLVARGRAGDAFDEAATAAAETISAVVHPFALALIEQHRAAGRPVVLATTTPEHLVRPLAERLGVDHVVATRYALTEDGRFSGDLEGPFVWSRGKLDAVRAWAAREDIDLAESFAYSDSIYDLPLLSAVGTPAAVNPDPRLTVYALARGWPIVHFDVSPGVVKIPVVGVELQRLLFLASPPLLTPYARFDVAGTENVPRTGPAILVGNHRSYFDVPAMIQMMRRTGRTGRVLAKKELFDVPVVGALATALGGIAVDRGGAGQESFETAAVALEAGELVCLLPQGTIPRGERFYDPVLKGRTGAARLAAATGAPVIPFGIWGSEKVWPRSSPAPRMLALTDPPTVRVRVGEPVEGLGGTPAADTERIMAAIVDCLPPEARERRTPTAEEVALATPRGR; encoded by the coding sequence ATGGCTGGCGCGGCGATCTTCGACCTCGACCGCACCCTCCTGCAGGGAGGGACCGGCCCCCTGCTCTCGCGGGCGATGTACGACCTCGGCGTCGTGACCCGCCGGCTGCCCGGCGAGGGGCTGCTCTTCAAGGCCTTCGACCTCATCGGCGAGACGCTGCCGAGCATCGCGCTGGCCCGGCAGGCGACCCTCGTGGCCCGCGGCCGCGCCGGCGACGCCTTCGACGAGGCCGCCACCGCGGCCGCGGAGACCATCTCGGCCGTCGTCCACCCCTTCGCGCTGGCGCTCATCGAGCAGCACCGGGCGGCCGGGCGGCCGGTGGTCCTCGCGACGACGACCCCCGAGCACCTGGTCCGCCCGCTCGCCGAGCGCCTCGGCGTCGACCACGTCGTCGCCACCCGGTACGCCCTGACCGAGGACGGGCGCTTCAGCGGCGACCTCGAGGGCCCGTTCGTCTGGTCGCGCGGCAAGCTCGACGCCGTGCGGGCGTGGGCGGCGCGCGAGGACATCGACCTCGCCGAGTCCTTCGCCTACTCCGACTCCATCTACGACCTGCCGCTGCTGTCGGCGGTCGGCACCCCGGCCGCGGTCAACCCCGACCCGCGGCTCACCGTCTACGCGCTCGCCCGGGGGTGGCCCATCGTGCACTTCGACGTCTCGCCCGGAGTGGTCAAGATCCCGGTCGTCGGGGTCGAGCTCCAGCGGCTGCTGTTCCTCGCCAGCCCCCCGCTGCTCACGCCCTACGCGCGCTTCGACGTGGCCGGCACCGAGAACGTCCCCCGGACCGGGCCGGCCATCCTCGTCGGCAACCACCGCAGCTACTTCGACGTCCCGGCGATGATCCAGATGATGCGCCGCACCGGGCGCACCGGACGGGTCCTCGCGAAGAAGGAGCTCTTCGACGTCCCGGTCGTCGGGGCGCTCGCGACCGCGCTCGGGGGCATCGCCGTCGACCGCGGCGGCGCCGGCCAGGAGTCCTTCGAGACCGCGGCCGTCGCCCTCGAGGCCGGCGAGCTCGTCTGCCTGCTGCCGCAGGGCACCATCCCGCGCGGCGAGCGCTTCTACGACCCGGTCCTCAAGGGCCGCACCGGCGCCGCGCGCCTCGCGGCCGCGACCGGCGCCCCGGTCATCCCCTTCGGCATCTGGGGCAGCGAGAAGGTGTGGCCGCGCAGCTCGCCGGCCCCGCGGATGCTCGCCCTCACCGACCCGCCGACCGTGCGGGTGCGGGTGGGGGAGCCGGTCGAGGGGCTCGGGGGCACGCCCGCGGCCGACACGGAGCGGATCATGGCGGCGATCGTCGACTGCCTGCCACCCGAGGCCCGCGAGCGCCGGACCCCGACCGCCGAGGAGGTCGCCCTCGCGACGCCCCGGGGCCGCTGA
- a CDS encoding patatin-like phospholipase family protein, producing the protein MADDGGLTAFVLGGGGVLGATQVGMVRALAEAGVVPDLVLGTSIGALNGAFVAADPTPAGAARLAEVWEAVVREGVFVENPVRQAARAARSRTHLLSNAPLRHVIDAYLPVSTFEELAVPFQCVAARIEDSSAAWFDTGGLTWPVVASCSVPGLFPPVVIDGWSHLDGGLVHSIPVGRALALGATRVFVLQVGRVEQPLAPPRRPWEVGTVAFEIARRHRYVHEMASVPPEVETHVLPSGAASTPNVSLREARSSRMRERERQAYEASAEYLAGL; encoded by the coding sequence ATGGCGGACGACGGAGGGCTCACGGCGTTCGTCCTCGGGGGCGGCGGGGTGCTCGGCGCCACCCAGGTCGGGATGGTCCGCGCGCTGGCCGAGGCCGGTGTCGTCCCCGACCTCGTCCTCGGGACGAGCATCGGCGCGCTCAACGGCGCGTTCGTCGCGGCCGACCCCACCCCGGCCGGAGCGGCCCGGCTGGCCGAGGTCTGGGAGGCGGTCGTCCGCGAGGGGGTGTTCGTCGAGAACCCGGTGCGCCAGGCGGCGCGCGCGGCCCGCTCGCGCACCCACCTGCTGTCGAACGCGCCGCTGCGGCACGTCATCGACGCCTACCTGCCGGTGTCGACGTTCGAGGAGCTGGCGGTGCCCTTCCAGTGCGTCGCGGCGCGCATCGAGGACTCCAGCGCGGCGTGGTTCGACACCGGCGGGCTGACGTGGCCGGTCGTCGCGTCGTGCTCGGTGCCCGGGCTCTTCCCGCCGGTCGTCATCGACGGGTGGTCGCACCTCGACGGCGGGCTCGTCCACTCCATCCCCGTCGGTCGGGCGCTGGCGCTCGGGGCGACGCGGGTGTTCGTCCTCCAGGTCGGGCGGGTCGAGCAGCCGCTGGCCCCGCCGCGACGGCCGTGGGAGGTCGGCACGGTGGCGTTCGAGATCGCCCGCCGGCACCGCTACGTCCACGAGATGGCGTCGGTCCCCCCGGAGGTCGAGACGCACGTGCTGCCGAGCGGCGCCGCGTCGACCCCGAACGTGTCGCTGCGCGAGGCCCGCTCGTCCCGGATGCGCGAGCGCGAGCGGCAGGCGTACGAGGCGTCGGCGGAGTACCTCGCGGGCCTCTGA